DNA sequence from the Raineyella sp. LH-20 genome:
CATCCCGATGACGGGTGACACCGTCCCGACGCTGTGGATCGTCATCGACTGCAAGGCGCTGCGCTGGTGGCCCGACCGTGACTTCCTCACCTTCTGGACCGACAAGGATCGGCCGGTCGTCGACATCGCCCTGTCCGCGGGCAACCACCGCTGGGAGATCCCGCTGCAGCCCGACGAGACCGAGGCCGACTTCCCGACCAGCGCCGAGGTGTGGCCGCTGCTGGAGGCGATGGGCAAGACCCACCAGGACGTCCAGATCCTCCAGCACGCGTTCTACCGCCACCACGTACGGGCCGCCGAGACCTGGCGCAAGGGCCGGGTCTTCCTCGCCGGCGACGCCGGCCACCTGATGCCGCCGTGGGCGGGCGCGGGCATGCAGTCCGGCATGCGTGACGGCCACAACCTGGGCTGGAAGCTGGCCCGCGTGCTGCGTGGCGAGCTGGGTGAGGAGTGGCTCGACACGTACGAGGCCGAACGTCGCCCGAACGTGGCGTTCTTCACCGACCTCGCCGTCGGTCTGGGCCGGGTGATCAAGCAGGAGGCCGGCGCCGAGGAGATCGCGGCGATGAACACGGTGCCGGAGGGCACCGTCACCCCGTTCGAGCCGCCGCTGATCGCTCCCCCGGTGCTGGCCGGCGGGTGGCTGCGCGGCCCGCTCGGTGACGCGAGCATCATTGGCCGGATGCTGCCGCAGCCGACCGTCGGTGACACCGTGGGCCGGATGGGCCGCGCCGACGAGCTGCTCGGCGACGACTTCGTCCTGCTCGGCGCCGATGTCGACCCGGCGACGCTGCTCACCCCGGCCGAGAAGGCGGAGTGGGATGCCCTGGGCGCCCGCTACCTCGCCGTCCGTCCACGGGACGCCTACACCGAGGGGCCGGACGAGCTGGTCGACCTGCAGGGTGTGCTGCTGGCCTGGTTCGAGCGCTACGGCGTGCGCGCCGTCGCCGTACGGCCCGACAAGTTCGTCGCCGCGGCCGACACCAGCGGCCTCGCCGTCCCGGCCCTCTGATCGCCCGATCGGCTCGAAGGAGAGACATCATGACCGGAGTCAAGGAACTCGCGTACGTCGTCTACGAGGCCGGCGATCTGGCTGACTGGGAGCACTTCGGTGCCGACTTGCTCGGCATGCAGGTGGCCGACCGGGACGCCGACGAGCTGCGGCTGCGCACCGATGAGAAGGCCTACCGCTGGCTGGTCCAGCAGGGTCCCGCCGATGATCTGATCGCATCGGGCTATCAGGTCGAGAGCGACGCCGCCCTCGGCGACATCATCGACCGGGTGCGGGCCGCCGGGCTCGCCGTCACCGAAGGCGATGCCGCCCTGGCCGCTGCCCGCCAGGTCGAGCGGATCGCGATCACCGCCGATCCGATGGGCAACCGGGTCGAGCTGGTCACCGGCTTCGCCGATGCCGAGACGCCGTTCCGTTCCGACGTCCTGCTCGGCGGTTTCGTCACCGGCGCCGGCGGCGCGGGCCACCACGTGCTGTTGTCCAAGGGCGTCTCCCGCGCGGACTATCTGGCCTTCTACCAGGACCTGCTCGGCTTCACGATCAGCGACCGGATCGTTGAGGAGCTCGCTCCCGGCATCGTCGCCGACCTGATCTTCCTGCACTGCAACCCGCGCCACCACACCCTCGCGCTGGGTGACATGCCGCACCCGAAGAAGACCCACCACTTCATGCTGGAGGTCACCGACATCCGCGACGTCGGCCTCGCGTACGACCGGTGCCTGGACGCCCACCAGCCGTTCGAGATGACGCTCGGCATGCACCCCAACGACAACATGTTCAGCTTCTACGTCCGTACGCCGTCCGGTTTCGCCGTCGAGTACGGCTGGGGCGGCCTGTTGATCGACGACGACACCTGGCAGGTGCAGACCCTCGACCGGCTGCACTCCTGGGGCCACCGCCCCCCGGAGGTCGTCCAGGATCTGCTCAGCCGCACCCTCTCCCCCACCGAGCCCCAGGAAGTGAGCCAGTGATGACCCTGCTCGAATCCGACATCGCCAAGGACGTCCAGACCCCCCACTGGCGGATCCACTACAACGAGGCCGGCACCGGTCACCCTGTCGTGCTGCTGCACGGCGGCGGCCCCGGCGCCACCGGGTGGAGCAACTACTCGCCGAACATCGAGGCGCTGTCGCGGCACTTCCGGGTGATCGCCCCCGATCTGCCCGGCTGGGGTGACTCCGACGAGGTCGACTTCCTGGCGTACGACCCGATCGACGCGGTCTGTGAACTCCTCGATGCCCTCGGCATCGAGCAGGCCGCCTTCGTCGGCAACTCGATGGGCGGCCACACCTCACTACGGATGGCGATCGAACGACCGGAACGGGTCTCGCACCTGATCACCATGGGCGCGCCGATCCAGATGGGGCCGTTCCTCTTCGGCGCCGGCGGCGGACCGTCGGAGGGTCTGACGATCATGTACCAGGGCTACTCCGACGCCAGCCCCGAGGCGATGAAGCGGCTCGTCGAGATCATGGTGTACGACCGGGCGCGGTTCGCCACGCCGGAGCTGTGCGAACAGCGCTCGGCCGCCGCACTGGGCCATCCGCAGCACCTGGCCAACATCGCGCGGGTCGCGCCCAAGGCGCCGATCCCGATCTGGGCCGATCTCCGCACGCTGGCCTCGATCACGGCGCCGGCGCTGCTGATCCACGGTCGCGATGATCGGGTGGTCTCCTTCGAGTCGACCCTGTTCCTCGCGGCGAACATCCCGGACTCGCGGGCGCACATCATCAACCGTTGCGGTCACTGGGCCCAGCTGGAGCATGCCGCCGAGTTCAACCGCCAGGTGATCGAGTTCGTCACCCACCACTGAGCGGTCCTGGCCGGGTGCTTCCGTCGGCGCCCGGCCAGGGTCCGTCGGGCCTCGGCACGGTCGGGGTCCGGCCAGGGTCCGTCGGGCCTCGGCACGGTCGGGGTCCGGCCAGGGTCCGTCGGGCCTCGGCACGGTCGGGGTCCGGTCGGACGCCGGCCCGGTCAGGTTCCCTCGGGTTCCTGCTCGGCGCGTTCGATCCGGGCTGCCTCGCGGCGGCGATGTTCGCGCGCCATCGCCGCCGTCGCGTACGGCGAATAGCGGGGCACCCAGCGGGCCATCGCTCCGGCCGCGCCGAGTCCGATCAGGCCGGTCGCCGAGATGCCGATCCCGAGGGTGGCGACCGCCACGCCGGCAGCGGGCAGCAGCGGTCCCACGGCGTTGCCGGTGTCGCTGATCAACCGCCAGATGGACAGGAAGGTCGTCCGGTTGTCCGGCGGCGCGACATCGGCGCCGAGCGTCATGATGATCCCCGACCCGATGCCGTTGCCGAGACTCATCACCACTGCGGCGATGCCCAGGGTGACCACGTGGTGGGTCAGTGGGAGGACCATCATGCCCGCTCCGAGCAGGATCATCGACGGGATGCCCACCCACAGCCGACCGAGTCGGTCCATCACGTGGCCCGACGGGTAGAAGAGCGACATGTCCACCGCGTTGGCCACCCCGAAGATCAGGCTCGTCGCCGTGGCCGACAGGCCGATGTGATCGGCCCACAGCGGCAGCACGGTCTGTCGTGCGGCCCGCACCGCGCCGACGGCGAACGCCGCCAGGCCCAGCGTGAGGAACAGTCGGCGGTGCTGCCCGAACATCGCCAGGGTCGTCGATCCCCCACGATGGGCCGGCGGGCGGTCGTTGGCCTTGTCTTCGTCCGGCACCACCGCGAGCAGAATGCCGGTGACGAGGGTCGCCCCGATCGCGACTCCGAACGCGGCACGCAGCCCCCAGATCGCGATGGCCGCGGCCCCGATGAACGGGCCGATGAAGAGCCCCACGCGGTGGGACCCGGCGAGGGTGGACAGGGCGCGGGCGCGCAGGTGGACGGCGACCACCTCGGAAACGTACGTCTGCCGGGCGAGGTAGAAGACCGCGCTGCCGAGACCGATGAGCAGCTGGCCGGCGGCGAGGGCCCACAGTGACGGCACCGACCAGGAGAGCACCAGCGCGACGGCCGTCGCGGCCGTGGCGATCAGCATCGCCCGTCGGTCGCCGACCCGGTTGGCCAGCCACGCCGCCGGCACGTCACCGACGATGCGGCCGATGCCGAGGGCCGACAGAATGACACCGGCCATGCTCGCGGACGCACCCTGGTCCAGGGCCACCAGCGCCAGGACCGGGGCGAGCGCGCCGTTGCCGATCTCGTACACCAGCGCTGGAATCAGGGCGGAGGGGGCGATTCGACGGAGCACCGCTCCACTGGTTTCAAGTGTGCCGCTCATCGCGGGTCATGTTACCGCCTGCCGCGCAGGACGATGTGATGCGCGTCTCATTTCGGGTGGTGTCGGGCACACCGCTCGCTACCTACCCGCATCGTGGTGTACCTGCACACGCCGTACCCGCATCCTGGTGACCCCATTAGGGTGGTCGTCATGGACAACAAGCTGGAGACCGGCGCCACCGCCCCGGCGTTCACTCTGCTCGACGCTGACGGTGTCGAGGTGTCACTCAGTGACTTCGCCGGCCGGCGGGTCATCGTCTACTTCTACCCGGCCGCGATGACCCCGGGCTGTACGACCGAGGCCTGCGACTTCACCGCCCTCCGCCCCGATCTGGAGACCGCCGGCGTCGCCGCCGTGCTGGGCATCTCGCCGGACAAGCCGGAGCGGCTGGCGAAGTTCCGCGACAAGGAGTCGCTCACGGTCACCCTGCTCTCCGACCCGGACCGCACAACCGCGGCGGCGTACGCAGCGTACGGCGAGAAGATCAACTACGGCCGGGCGCTGATGGGCATCATCCGCTCCACCTTCACCGTCGATGTCGACGACGACGGGGTGGGCACCATTGCGGATGCCAAATACAACGTACGGGCCAAGGGGCATGTCGAGCGGCTGCTGAAGGACCTCACCGTCTGATCGCAGCGGTCCCGACGGGCCGGACGATCCCAGCGGCCCCGACGGACCGGACGATCCCAGCGGCCCCGACGGACCGGACGATCCCAGCGGCCCCGACGGACCGGACGATCCCAGCGGCCCCGACGGACCGGACGATCCCAGCGGCCCCGACGGACCGGACGATCCCGACAAGCCGCGGATCCCGACAAGCCTCGCGGTGAACCGGCCGGACGGCGGATCCGGCCGGTTCACCGCTGGCGCGCGGGCGAGGGCAGACGCCGAGCTCAGGCACAATGGTCAGTGCTCCGGCCGGAGTGGTGGAACTGGCAGACACGCAGGATTTAGGTTCCTGTGCCGCAAGGCGTGAGGGTTCGAGTCCCTTCTCCGGCACTCGCCGGCCGTCTACTCGGCGTGAAACACCGACCATTCTCAGGCTCCCCGACCACTCTCAGGCTCGCCGACGCTCCGCGGCAACACCGACCGAATACGGGGGAATACGGTCGGGGGAACCGACCAACGTCGGGCTCCGCGAGAATCGTCGGCCTCCGCGAGAATCGTCGACCTCCGCGAGAATCGTCGACCTCCGAAGAGCCATCGACCTCCGGGGAACCATCAACCTCCGGTTAATCACCGGCCCCCCAAGAACCATCGGCCCCGCAAGAACCATCGGCCCCACGAAAACCATCGGCCCCACGAAAACCATCAGCCCCACGAAAACCATCAGCCCCACGAAAACCATCAGCCCCACGAAAACCATCGGGGACCTCGAACGGCGCCGAGGCGGCTCCGGGCGCCTGACCCGATGACCCGACCGACGCGGGCGTACGGCCTCCCGCCGACCATCGGCTCCCCCGCGAGGCCGCAGGTCGTCCGGGCCACCCGGCGGGGGCGCCCCTGCGCGCCGACCCTGGCCAACTTCGCGGTCCAGCCGGAGCTGGGCGCGGCCGGGTCAGCCCTGCGCGCCGACCCTGGCCTCCTCCTCGGCGGACGTCTCGCCCTTGTCACCCGTCAGGGCACCGTACGTGAGACCGGCGATCGCCGCGCCGACCAGCGGGGCGACGATGAACAGCCACACCTGGGACAGCGGGCCGGCACCCCCGAACCAGGCCACGCCCAGCGAGCGGGCGGGGTTGACCGACGTGTTGGTGACCGGGATCGAGATCAGGTGGATCAGCGTCAGCGTCAGGCCGATCGCCAGCGGGGCGAATCCTTTGGGAGCCTTCGCGGACGTGACGCCGAGGATCACCCACAAGAACACCGCGGTCAGCACGACCTCGGTGACAGCAGCCGCGGCCAAACCGTACCCGTTCGGCGACAGCGCACCGTAGCCGTTGGTGGCGAAGCCCGACTGGACCGCGTCGAATCCGTCCCGGCCCGAGGCGATGACGAAGAGGACGCCGCCGGCCACGGTGGCACCCACCAGCTGGGCCAGCCAGTACGGCACGACCGCGGCCCACTCGACCCGCCGGGCGAGAGCGCAGCCGAGGGTGACGGCCGGGTTGAAGTGACCGCCGGAGATGTGCCCCAGGGCGTACGCCCCGGTGAGCACCGTGAGGCCGAACGCCAGGGCGACGCCGACGAAGCCGATGCCCATGTTGACGCCTTCCGGCGCGAGCACCTTGGCAGCGAGCACGGCCGACCCGCAGCCACCGAGGACCAGCCAGAACGTGCCCAGGAATTCCGCCCACAGGCGCTTGCTCATCGTTGGGTTGTGCATGGTGATTCTCCCTTCTGCCGCGCCGGGAAGGCGGGCTTGGCCTCACCCTAGGGAGCGGAAGGTTCGCGATCCGGGCTCGTCAGCGCCACGGCCGACGAGAATCGGCGTTGTCACAGCGAATCAGCAGCCGTCGAAGATGTCGCACAGCATCACGCCAGGGACGGGCGGCGGCCAGACCACGGTGGCCCATTCGTGGGCGACGATCGGTCGCAACTGACCGATGTCGGCGGGCGATCCGGCCAACACGTGGAGCTGGCTGTGGTGTTGCTCGATCCCGGCCATCACCCGGTCGACCACCGTCCGACAGTCGACCGTCAGGCCGATCTCGTCGTCGGGCACGCCGCGCCAGTGGTAGAGACTCGTCGGGTCGAACGGCGGCAGGTCCAGGGCACGCCGGCGCTGCTGCCAGCGGTCGAACTCGCTCTGCGGCAGGACATGGTGCAGGAGACGTCGAAGACCCGGGCAGCCGTCGGCCCGGAGACGGGCGAAGGCGGCGTCGACAGCGGCCCCGACCGCGATGTGGTCCGGATGACCGGTGACGCCGTCCGGTCCGAAGGTCGCGACCACCTCGGGCGTCTCGGACGCGAGGACAGCGGCGACCCGGTCGACGAGGTCGGCGTGAGGGATCTCGGCCAGTCGGCCGTCCGGAAGGCCGAGCCATTCGAGACGATCCGGCGGACGACCGACGGCGCGCCACGCGGCGACGCACTCGTGCCGCCGGATCACGCCCAGTGACTCCCGGGTCGCCGGGAAATCGTCCCGGATGTGGCCCGCTTCGCCGTCGGTGGCCTGGACGAGGACGAAACGGAAGCCGTCTTCTCGGGCGTGTTTCGCCACGGTGCCCGCCCAGGTCAGGGCGTCATCATCGGGATGGGCCACCACGACCGCGAACGTGCCGGTCATGGCACCAGGATGCCACCGCCACCCCGAAAAGTGACCTACCTCACACCGGGATGGGTCTCGGCGGCTCCGGACGTCACCGCCTCGGGGCAGGCCGACTCGGCGCGAGTCGCCTCGGCACGGATCGACTCGGCACGTGTCACCTCAGCAGGGATCGCCGCACCGCGAGTCGCAACAGCCCGTGTCGCCCCAGCGCGAGTCGCAACAGCGCGAGTCGCCCCAGCCTGTGTCGCCCGAGCACGTGTCGCCCCAGCAGGTGTCGCCCCAACACGTGTCGACGCAGCGCCTGGCGTCGGCGCAGGACGGTCTGTCGACCGAAGGCCCTTGGCCGGCAACTGGGAGACGATGATCCCGGCGAGCATCAGCGCCGCCCCGAGGTAACCGGTCGGTGCCATCCGCTCGCCCAGGAAGAGCGCGCCGCCGAGCGCACCGAACACCGTCTCCAGGCTCATGATCAGCGCCGCGTGCGACGGCAGCGCGTCGCGTTGCCCGACCACCTGCAGGGTGTAGGCGACACCCACCGAGACCAGTCCTGCGTACGCGATCGGCCCGATCACCGTGGGCAGCCCGGCGAACGGGGCGTCCTCGACGAGCATCGCGGCCACGGCGGCGTACAGGCTGTTGGCGACGAACTGCGCGACCGACAGCCGCAACGGATCCAGCCGCCGGGAGAACCGACTCACCGCGAGGATGTGTCCGGTCCAGAAGACCGTGCTGATCAGGCACAGCAGGTCGCCGGTGTTGATGGCACCCGGTCCACCGATCATCGTCAGCAGGTAGAGACCGACCACCGCGAGGCCCGCGCCAGCCCAGATGCTGCCGCGGATCCGGTGTCCGAGCACCAGGCCGGCCAACGGCACGGTCACCACGTACAGCCCGGTGACGAACGCCGCGCTACCGGCCGTGGTGTACTGCAGCGCGATCTGCTGCAGGGACGAGCCGACGAAGAGCAGC
Encoded proteins:
- a CDS encoding FAD-dependent monooxygenase translates to MTQRYDNDVAVIGYGPTGLVGALTAATKGAGVVAFERDKDIYSRARAVTVNDWTMRIFQDLGIDERIEKVIEPQRALRWVTYDGQEVMRVQHPPSALGTRNAKPRFYNIYQPTMEAELRRCGEALDNLEVRYGTEVIGLEQDADGVTITSRDRETGAASTTRVRYVIAADGGSSAVRKMLDIPMTGDTVPTLWIVIDCKALRWWPDRDFLTFWTDKDRPVVDIALSAGNHRWEIPLQPDETEADFPTSAEVWPLLEAMGKTHQDVQILQHAFYRHHVRAAETWRKGRVFLAGDAGHLMPPWAGAGMQSGMRDGHNLGWKLARVLRGELGEEWLDTYEAERRPNVAFFTDLAVGLGRVIKQEAGAEEIAAMNTVPEGTVTPFEPPLIAPPVLAGGWLRGPLGDASIIGRMLPQPTVGDTVGRMGRADELLGDDFVLLGADVDPATLLTPAEKAEWDALGARYLAVRPRDAYTEGPDELVDLQGVLLAWFERYGVRAVAVRPDKFVAAADTSGLAVPAL
- a CDS encoding VOC family protein, with product MTGVKELAYVVYEAGDLADWEHFGADLLGMQVADRDADELRLRTDEKAYRWLVQQGPADDLIASGYQVESDAALGDIIDRVRAAGLAVTEGDAALAAARQVERIAITADPMGNRVELVTGFADAETPFRSDVLLGGFVTGAGGAGHHVLLSKGVSRADYLAFYQDLLGFTISDRIVEELAPGIVADLIFLHCNPRHHTLALGDMPHPKKTHHFMLEVTDIRDVGLAYDRCLDAHQPFEMTLGMHPNDNMFSFYVRTPSGFAVEYGWGGLLIDDDTWQVQTLDRLHSWGHRPPEVVQDLLSRTLSPTEPQEVSQ
- a CDS encoding alpha/beta hydrolase, whose protein sequence is MTLLESDIAKDVQTPHWRIHYNEAGTGHPVVLLHGGGPGATGWSNYSPNIEALSRHFRVIAPDLPGWGDSDEVDFLAYDPIDAVCELLDALGIEQAAFVGNSMGGHTSLRMAIERPERVSHLITMGAPIQMGPFLFGAGGGPSEGLTIMYQGYSDASPEAMKRLVEIMVYDRARFATPELCEQRSAAALGHPQHLANIARVAPKAPIPIWADLRTLASITAPALLIHGRDDRVVSFESTLFLAANIPDSRAHIINRCGHWAQLEHAAEFNRQVIEFVTHH
- a CDS encoding MFS transporter — encoded protein: MSGTLETSGAVLRRIAPSALIPALVYEIGNGALAPVLALVALDQGASASMAGVILSALGIGRIVGDVPAAWLANRVGDRRAMLIATAATAVALVLSWSVPSLWALAAGQLLIGLGSAVFYLARQTYVSEVVAVHLRARALSTLAGSHRVGLFIGPFIGAAAIAIWGLRAAFGVAIGATLVTGILLAVVPDEDKANDRPPAHRGGSTTLAMFGQHRRLFLTLGLAAFAVGAVRAARQTVLPLWADHIGLSATATSLIFGVANAVDMSLFYPSGHVMDRLGRLWVGIPSMILLGAGMMVLPLTHHVVTLGIAAVVMSLGNGIGSGIIMTLGADVAPPDNRTTFLSIWRLISDTGNAVGPLLPAAGVAVATLGIGISATGLIGLGAAGAMARWVPRYSPYATAAMAREHRRREAARIERAEQEPEGT
- a CDS encoding peroxiredoxin encodes the protein MDNKLETGATAPAFTLLDADGVEVSLSDFAGRRVIVYFYPAAMTPGCTTEACDFTALRPDLETAGVAAVLGISPDKPERLAKFRDKESLTVTLLSDPDRTTAAAYAAYGEKINYGRALMGIIRSTFTVDVDDDGVGTIADAKYNVRAKGHVERLLKDLTV
- the aqpZ gene encoding aquaporin Z; this translates as MSKRLWAEFLGTFWLVLGGCGSAVLAAKVLAPEGVNMGIGFVGVALAFGLTVLTGAYALGHISGGHFNPAVTLGCALARRVEWAAVVPYWLAQLVGATVAGGVLFVIASGRDGFDAVQSGFATNGYGALSPNGYGLAAAAVTEVVLTAVFLWVILGVTSAKAPKGFAPLAIGLTLTLIHLISIPVTNTSVNPARSLGVAWFGGAGPLSQVWLFIVAPLVGAAIAGLTYGALTGDKGETSAEEEARVGAQG
- a CDS encoding PIG-L family deacetylase, with protein sequence MTGTFAVVVAHPDDDALTWAGTVAKHAREDGFRFVLVQATDGEAGHIRDDFPATRESLGVIRRHECVAAWRAVGRPPDRLEWLGLPDGRLAEIPHADLVDRVAAVLASETPEVVATFGPDGVTGHPDHIAVGAAVDAAFARLRADGCPGLRRLLHHVLPQSEFDRWQQRRRALDLPPFDPTSLYHWRGVPDDEIGLTVDCRTVVDRVMAGIEQHHSQLHVLAGSPADIGQLRPIVAHEWATVVWPPPVPGVMLCDIFDGC
- a CDS encoding EamA family transporter, with translation MSVLAGSRRTRANLLLLLAAAIWGFAFVAQVAGAQVGAFTFNSSRFLLGALSLLPVIAWLDHHHALTRAERRRRWRAVVRPGLLIGVLLFVGSSLQQIALQYTTAGSAAFVTGLYVVTVPLAGLVLGHRIRGSIWAGAGLAVVGLYLLTMIGGPGAINTGDLLCLISTVFWTGHILAVSRFSRRLDPLRLSVAQFVANSLYAAVAAMLVEDAPFAGLPTVIGPIAYAGLVSVGVAYTLQVVGQRDALPSHAALIMSLETVFGALGGALFLGERMAPTGYLGAALMLAGIIVSQLPAKGLRSTDRPAPTPGAASTRVGATPAGATRARATQAGATRAVATRAGATRAVATRGAAIPAEVTRAESIRAEATRAESACPEAVTSGAAETHPGVR